The DNA region GGTCGTCACAATGTTGAGCGTGGCGATGATCGAACGCCCGCCGTGCTCGATTCGGATGCGCGACTGGGCTTCAAACCCTTCGGAGCGGCAGACATGACAATCGCTGCGCATATAGATAATCGATTCCTGATAGGTATCGATCCCCAAGCGGCGGAGCCGCAGTGAATGAAAGGTCCCCGCCCCCCCGGCGTGGGTCATGACACCCCCCTGACCGTTGAAAAATTCATTTAAGCTCGGCCCGTTCAAGATAGTCCGGAACACGGCAACGCCAACCCCGCTGCTCCTCGATCCGGTGACGGAGCGCGTCGGCCGCGGGCGGTTCGCCGTGCGTAATAAAGGTTTTGGCCGGCGGCTCATCGAAATGACCCAGCCAATCCATGATCTCGGCATAGTCCGCGTGGGCGGACAGACCTTCCAACGCCACCACCTCGGCCCGCACGGGGATATATTCGCCGTGAATCTTGACCGACGGAGCCCCGTGGGTCATCGCCTCCCCCCGCGTTCCGCCGGCCTGATACCCGACAAACAGAATCGTGTTGCGCGGGTCCGGCGCGAAGGCCTTGATATGGTGCAGCACGCGGCCCCCGGTCGCCATGCCGCTGGCCGAGATCACGATCATCGGCGGGGGGAATCCGTTCAGCCGCTTGGATTCCTCCACGCTGTTGACGAAATGAGCGGCGCCGCACATCGCCCGGCATTGGGAAGGGGTCAATTGATGCCCAACGGCGTCGCGGAGGTAGAGGTCCGTCGCCTCGATCGCCATGGGACTGTTGAGGTAGACCGGGATGTCCGGGATCGCCCCCTCGGATTTGAGAAGGTGGATGTAATAGAGCACCGACTGCGTGCGGCCGACCGCGAACGATGGAATCAATAGCACGCCCCCGCGCTCGACCGTGCGATGGATCACCGCGGCCAGCGCCGCCTTCGGATCGGTCGGGTCGTGAAGGCGATTCCCGTAGGTCGACTCGATCACCAGATAATCCGTTTTAC from Nitrospiria bacterium includes:
- a CDS encoding MBL fold metallo-hydrolase, whose amino-acid sequence is MEITFLGATGTVTGSKYLIVSGSRKVLVDCGLFQGFKQLRLRNWESLPISPAEIDAVVLTHAHLDHSGYLPLLVKEGFSGRILGTPATRDLCAILLPDSGFLQEEDAEHANKHRYSKHSPALPLYTRQDALQSLRQFSILDYERDLDLGGGLTVRLLPAGHILGSAFVLLRNNITSILFSGDLGRPHDLIMKPPAAVRKTDYLVIESTYGNRLHDPTDPKAALAAVIHRTVERGGVLLIPSFAVGRTQSVLYYIHLLKSEGAIPDIPVYLNSPMAIEATDLYLRDAVGHQLTPSQCRAMCGAAHFVNSVEESKRLNGFPPPMIVISASGMATGGRVLHHIKAFAPDPRNTILFVGYQAGGTRGEAMTHGAPSVKIHGEYIPVRAEVVALEGLSAHADYAEIMDWLGHFDEPPAKTFITHGEPPAADALRHRIEEQRGWRCRVPDYLERAELK